Genomic DNA from Sphingobium sp. WTD-1:
GGGCAAGGACGGGCGAGGAGAGGAGCGGTTCACTTCACGGTCCATGCTCGAGACCGAGCAGCGGCTAGAGAAGGCCACGGCCACGCTTGACGCGCGGCGTCATCATGGCGTGGCCGATCACCATGTCGAGCGCGCGCTGGAACGAGCAAGCGCACGGGGGCTGGACCTCTTGGCCGAACAGCGTGGCGCGCTGGAGCATGTGACCAGCGCAAAGGATCTGAGCAATGTCATCGGCTATGCCGGCACCGGCAAGAGCGCGATGCTGGGCGTAGCCCGCGATGCATGGGAACTGGCCGGCTATGATGTGCGCGGTGCTGCTCTCTCGGGCATCGCTGCGGAGAATCTGGAAAGCGGATCGGGCATCGCCTCCCGAACGATCGCAAGCCTGGAGCATCAATGGGCGCAGGACCGTGAGTTGCTGACCGACAAGTCGATCCTGGTGATCGACGAGGCCGGGATGATCGGCACCCGGCAGATGGAACGGGTAGTCAGGGAAGCGGAGAAGCGTGGCGCCAAGGTCGTGCTGGTGGGCGATCCCGAGCAGTTGCAGGCGATCGAGGCTGGCGCATCGTTCCGGTCCATTGCCGAGCGTCATGGCAGCGTGGAGATCACGTACATCCGCCGGCAGCAGGAGGACTGGCAGCGCGATGTCACAAGGGCGCTGGCGAGCGGGCGGACGGATGAAGCAATCACCGCCTATGAGGAGCGCGGCCATGTCCATGCGGCAGAAACTCGCGACGACGCGCGGCGCAGCCTGATCGACCGTTGGGACCGGGATCGCATCGCCGATCCTCAGGCCAGCCGCATCATTCTCACCCACACCAATGAGGAGGTGTATAACCTCAACCAGGCGGCCCGTGCGCAGCTCCGCGCCGCTGACATATTGGGAGACGAGGTTCGCCTGACCGTCGCGCGTGGTGCGCGCAGCTTTGCTCAGGGCGATCGGGTCATGTTCTTGCGCAATGAGCGCAGCCTGGGCGTGAAGAATGGCAGTTTGGGCACCGTAGCCCAGGTCAGTCAGTTGGGCATGCGGGTGATGCTGGATGACGGTCGATCCGTTGGGTTCGACGTAAAGGATTATGCCGACATCGATCATGGCTATGCGGCCACCATCCACAAGGCGCAGGGCATGACGGTGGATAAGGTCCATGTGCTGGCAACGCCCGGACTGGATAGACACGCCAGCTATGTCGCACTCTCGCGTCATCGCCGGTCGGTCGAGCTTCATTATGGCCGGGATGATTTTGACGATTGGGGAAAGCTCGTGCGCACGCTTGGTCGCGAGCGGGGCAAGGACATGGCGTCGGATTATGATCAGGCGCGCGCGCCAGTGCTGCAGCCCAAGTCGAGCCCCTTTGCAGGACTCAGGCTTAACCCTGCCCCGACCGTCGAAAAAGCGGCCGCACCACCGCCAGAGGTCGCCACCTCGCCCGAGGTCGCAGTGGAGATTCCCGGTGCCATCCAGCGCCACGCCCGCGCCATACAAGCCATCTTCGCCATGCAGGATCAGGGCAGCGCCATGACGCCTGACCAGGCAGCAGAGCTGGGCGCAGCGCGCAAAGGGCTCAACGACATTCGCGAACATGCGGCTCGCGATGCAGAGGCCGCCTATATCCGTCGGCCTTCGCTGATCGGTCGAGCGGCGCAAGGCGACACCGAGCCGGCGCGGCGCGCCATTCTGCATGAGCGGGATGTGCGCACTGATCCGAACCTGCGAGCCGATCGCTTTGTCGCGGACTGGAACCGGAAATCCCAGGCGGCCGAGCAGGCCTATGTTGATGGGGATGAGCCGCGGCGTCGGGTCATCCAGAACAGCATGCGTTCGATGGCGCTATCATTGGAGCGCGATCCGCAGCTTGAATCGGTCCTTGCCAATCGAAAGCGTCAACTGGGCATATCCGTAGAGGGCCGCCGTTCGCTGGGTGCCGATCTGGCGTTCAATCATGGGATCGATATGGGCCGAGGGCGGGCGCGGGGGATCGGCATCGGCATGTGACGGGCGTCGTTTATGCGCCCTTTGTCGTCGTCCAGCGCCTCACTTGCGTTTCTCGGAAGCCGTCGTTTGTTCAGAAATGCGCTGTCCATCTGTTGAATGGCATGACGACAGCGTCAACTGGTTCCGCACCTATGGTAATGAAAATTGGGAACTTGACCAGAGCGGCCTGACGCAATGGCGGGTTCGCCTGCATCAACGATGCGCCGATCAATGCGGTGGAGCGGAAATTCCACTGGACGCAGGGGCACCGTCCTGACGATCATCCGTGGTTGAGCGAACTTGGGGTTTAGGCGGGATCTAGCGGCGAGTCTTTGTGCTGGATCGCAGACGTCTTGCGAATTGGATGGCGCAATCCGTCAAAACTGCTCACTTGAATAAGACTTGCAAACGTTTGCCTACGCCTTTATTCCCATTTGTGAAGCTGGTTCGGATGGGCGTTTGAGCGCGACCGAACCTACTTCTATCTTAGGGAGGATGTCGTTGGGACTGCACGCTTGACGGCGTCCTCCTCTCATGAAGAGGGCGTTGATGTGACGATATCCTGGACGGCTGCGCATGTTGCTGCAATTCCCTCGTCGCCGATCGTCATTGCCCCAATCACCGACAAGGATTTTGCCCCGGTCGCCTTCAATCTGGGCATCTGGGATGCGTGGCCGATCCAGCGTCGGGATGGCGCACCCTTTGCCAATGCTGCGGGTGGCGAGCTTTGGATGGCGCTCGGCGCGCCGCGATTTG
This window encodes:
- the traA gene encoding Ti-type conjugative transfer relaxase TraA; its protein translation is MAIYHFSVKVISRAAGSSTLAAAAYRSASRLHDQRLDRHHDFSNKAGVVHSEVMLPDGAPEEWQDREPLWNAAEAAEIRKDAQLAREVEFAIPRELSQAEGIALARDFVQREFVDVGMVADLNVHWDIGADGEAKPHAHVMLGLREVTQDGFGAKVRDWNSTQLLTHWREAWAEHVNERLAALDIDARIDHRSLEAQGIDLEPQHKIGPAASRMVEQGQASERLEEHHDIARSNGEKILANPNIALDGITHGQATFTTRDLAMFVHRHSEGKDQFDAIMAAVKASPDLVALGKDGRGEERFTSRSMLETEQRLEKATATLDARRHHGVADHHVERALERASARGLDLLAEQRGALEHVTSAKDLSNVIGYAGTGKSAMLGVARDAWELAGYDVRGAALSGIAAENLESGSGIASRTIASLEHQWAQDRELLTDKSILVIDEAGMIGTRQMERVVREAEKRGAKVVLVGDPEQLQAIEAGASFRSIAERHGSVEITYIRRQQEDWQRDVTRALASGRTDEAITAYEERGHVHAAETRDDARRSLIDRWDRDRIADPQASRIILTHTNEEVYNLNQAARAQLRAADILGDEVRLTVARGARSFAQGDRVMFLRNERSLGVKNGSLGTVAQVSQLGMRVMLDDGRSVGFDVKDYADIDHGYAATIHKAQGMTVDKVHVLATPGLDRHASYVALSRHRRSVELHYGRDDFDDWGKLVRTLGRERGKDMASDYDQARAPVLQPKSSPFAGLRLNPAPTVEKAAAPPPEVATSPEVAVEIPGAIQRHARAIQAIFAMQDQGSAMTPDQAAELGAARKGLNDIREHAARDAEAAYIRRPSLIGRAAQGDTEPARRAILHERDVRTDPNLRADRFVADWNRKSQAAEQAYVDGDEPRRRVIQNSMRSMALSLERDPQLESVLANRKRQLGISVEGRRSLGADLAFNHGIDMGRGRARGIGIGM